DNA from Osmerus mordax isolate fOsmMor3 chromosome 2, fOsmMor3.pri, whole genome shotgun sequence:
AACCATCCATAAGGTGGGATTACAATGGATCATATCAACAAAAAAAACCTTGTCTGTCCACCTTATCTCTCTGATCCTTCTCCCAGTAGGTGATGTTGTATGAGGCCCTGGTGTAAACATCTCTGAACTTTTTGATCCGGAACTCTGGATCCTTAATAGTCACTTCAATGTTGATCCCACTGGCGTTGAGAATCACAGAGGGGGGCCCGATCTTAGCTTCAGAGATggtcacaggaacaggaagtgagcttCAGGAAATGTAACCAAGATGTCTGGAAAAACCCTAACTGTCATTCACTGTTTCAAAGACAGAACTTCTGCCATCTAGGGCACTATATTCCTTAGTATATGTTCTTAAGCTTGGTTTTAAGGAGAAATTATGCTTGGCTTTACATCCATGTTTGAAACCATTGATTCAGTAGCGTAGCCACAAGGGGGCCTGGCCCGCTCATTTACAGACCAGACCCCCCAGATTTCTGATTGCTAAAATGGGACCCTCCAAAAATACAATTATGGCTATGCCCCTGCATTGATTTGTGGATGTTTTTGCCAACCTGTACactaatagtgtgtgtgtgtgtgcttactatGTTCGTCCATGCCGAAATCTAAAATTTCCACCCAAGGAGAGCCTTCCCCCTGCAGCTCTGCCCTCACTCTGAAAGAGTACACTCCAAATGGTAGGAGAACACTGCTGAAGTCACAACGCAGCGCTGTGACGTTCCCACACACCGCTTTGTAGGGTAGGTAAAAGCCCCTGTCAAcaaaataacattgcaaattggTCATGTTGGGGAGATTACCAGGGAAGTTATGAAAGTTTTCACATGTAGTGAAGAAAAACCACAACAAGCTTATCTGAGTTCCTGAGAATTGAGAAACTGAGGAAGGAATGATTAAATTAGtacgtagatgtgtgtgtgagagggggtgcaagacagagagaaagagagcgagaacaagactgagagaaagagagggagaacaagggagagagaaagacagggagaacaagacagagagaaagagagggagaacaagacagagagaaagagagggagaacaagacagagagaaagagagggagaacaagacagagagaaagagagggagaacaagacagagagaaagagagggagaacaagacagagagaaagagagggagaacaatacagagagaaagagagggagaacaagacagagagaaagagagcgagaacaagacagagagaaagagagggagaacaagggagagagaaagagacaacaaGAGTCTGAGGTTAGGGaaaaacctgtgtgtatgtgtgtgtgtgtatgtatgtgtgtgtgtatatgtgtgtgtgtgtaggtgtgtgtgtaggtgtgtgtgtgtatgctcatcATGACATAAGACAAAAGGGTATGTGTGTCACTGTCCTTTCCTAGAAATGAACTTCCTCATATTTCTGTATCATGTTTACAGGACTACATTGTTGTCTCAACCACAAGACCAACCCTAACGTGGTGTAGGCTTGCCTGTATTCTGCTGTGTAGGTGATGTTGTCTGTGGTGTTCAGGGCGACATCCCACTGCAATACCAGCTCCATGTTGATGGATTCTATCCTCACattgatgggaggagggagttcGGCTAATACCCCTGTAAATAAATCAGGAGCAAAATATAGTAAGACAACACCCACTACTTAACCGAACAATatggtagtagtagtagtggtaGATACGGACGTAGTATATGCCGATTTGGGAGCCAAGACCAGCCAAGAAAAGCGTGTAAATATCTGGTGATAACGTCAATGTTTTTTGAATAAATGCCGTCAATTGACAAAACATTGCCACCTCTTACTGTAAAATTAGAACACTATCATAAGGAAAAGAGTAGTTGGATATTAAACTTACCCCCATCCATAAAAAAGAGTAATACAATAGGTATACAAAATGCTTCTTTCATATTCTTGTTTATCGGATTGTCAgtctgaaaaactgtaaaaacataTAGGCTACAACTGAACGCTGATTGAATAAATATCGCCGGTTATTTCCTTGTAGCCATTCGGTAACTGCCAGGTAACTGCCGTTTTAGGTTTCACTGCTATTGACGGCACGCTGGGAAAACGAAACAAAGTTTACATAGTGTATACAGTTTCAGAAGGCTCCGCCCTAATTTATAAGAGGCTGTCCTtaacaaacacatgaaacacattcacGTATGAAACGtttacacacatccatacaactTTGTTTTTGAGAGGTAGAACAAatattttctcctctcctttcactgtgtatgtgaaaaaaaagtttcgaaaggttaaAAAAATTTTTCGAAAAAGaggttaaaaaaagaaagaaacgtTTTTGTATCGTGTTGTGTGTACAagaaagtttcgaaaggtttaAATAATATATTTGAAAGAAAGGTTGCCTTATTGATGAGTACTTAAAGAGGACTTTACTGTACTCTTTTATTCTGTTCTAAGCTTCttgtttttcctctcctctctcctcatcctccccttttACTTCACGTGTGGGGAAAataagtttcaaaaggttgaaaaatatattttttttttccaaaataagttttttatttttttaactaaAAAGTTAGTATTTCTTgttggaaaggttgaaaaagaaaggaaatgcTGAGTAATGCACCACCTTCTCACTCTGATTAGGAAAGTGAcacatgcatgaaacttactctggttagTACTCATACTAGTCTCCTCAATGTACGGTAATGTGATGCTGGGACATACAGAACAGAAAGTAGGCTACATGGGGGatgcatttcagggcagggctgtaCAACATACACATTgaaaaagtcaagaaagcagggttTCGCTTTCTTGAATTTTTCAATGTGtatgtttcatatgtgtttgtgttagaacagtctgaattatttcctaaacgaCCTGTCATACTACTGGGATCATGCCTCATATCTGATCTTCAATTACCAATAAATATGAACCGTTAAACATTGTGTGAATAACGCCAATTGGCACAGGGCATTCTGGATAAATTACCATATTTTGCAAATACGATTATATCCTTGACCGTTTTTATTCAGGATAATGATTATATATTCAATATAAACAACTGTTTTTATTTCAACAAATGATTGAGGAGACCTGAATCACATGAATTTCACAGCTTCACAAATACACTAGTTTAAAATACACAGTAAGCACACTAACATAAAAATAATTTGGCACAATTATTCCTTGCCCCATGCAGGACTATAGGACTCCTGTTCAGCCAGTAACCAACTGTCCATCAAGGACTCTGGCACTTTATTCCGATGAGATCACCCATCCAtagccttcatcctcctcctcttcctcctcagggcTGGTCTTCTGCAGCGGCTCGTGGTCTCGGAGGACCCAACCCCATTCAGAGCATCCTGGAGAGAGGACTGAGATTTGGCTGTAGACTTCTGGCTGCTGCTGTTGGTGTGAGATCCAACCAATAAGAGGGATGGACGACTGGgtaacgagagaaagagacagaaagacagagagaaaaatagaatgtgaaaaaaacaacaacaaaaaacgtgGTACCTGGAAGGGTGTTGGTGGTATAGTACCAGAGTTTTGGGGAGAGGTTTAGCCAGGCAGAGCATGTGACCCGTGTACACCACCGCTCCTATGAAGAGCGCCCCCAGGAGGCAGAACACGGACAGCACGCCCAGGAACATGGGCACTGAGGAACAAAACCAAACAAGCACACCCAGGAGATTAGTGATACGGATCAATGCTGAGTCTGGATGTTCTATTGTACCTATACTGATGATCCCAAAATGTCAAATTACATTTTGATCTATTTAACAGACGTTTTATTTgaaatacaaatagtgcatttaTAAAGTACAGCAAAAACTCAGCAAGAAGTGCGTTGTTTTAACAGTATTCCAGTGGTCACAGTCATTCACCAGGCGCAGTGCGAAATAACCACAACTATACTGTGCGACAATCTCAACTACACTATAACATGGTTCAGTGCATCAAAAACAACATAATTTCTTAAGAGTTTCTTGGTCTTGCATCCAGGCGTACCGTTGCTGGAGGCCGGGGGGCTGGTGAAGACGCAATGCGGCTCAGAGGGAACTACGTGGGGGTTCAGGACGGGAGAGGCCACGGCCGTCAAGCAGTACTCCACTCCAGGCTCCAGGTAATCAATCACAGTTTCCTTAGTGGACACAACCCCGAGACTGAACTGGAAGACAGCAGGAAACACAGTTAGAATGTATATCGATTTGTGTTCACCCGGCGTTTACTCACTGCACCCATTTCAGTATCTCGATCTTTTCAAAAAGGCAAATAATCATTCAGTCACTTATTCTTTCCTAAATAAAGTTATTGTGATTTTTCTTGTTTTGTTCACTGTACTCCTAGACAAAATAACCGTCAGGCTCTCTGTAAACCGAAGCCACATATTGTGGCAATCAGGGATGAGAGGATTTCCCTGCCCACTGAATGTGTGTTGGAGATCTTCAGAGACACAGTGTTTCCTCGAACACATGCCCCGCGTGAAAGGAAAGTGTGGGCACAaccacacaggctacacacacaaagtaaacaCGACAGATAGGAAAATGTAGATGATTTAATTCGGATAACATGCAAATGTCAGACATATTTCTCATTTGGCGTTCCACTTTGCTTTTTAGGTAATGTTCTAGAAAATGTGTGGGTTTGCTTGACTAATACCAAATTTCTTCACATAACTTATAGGTTTGGACCTCTGTATACCGGAAGACCTGTCTAGAAAGCCTCCTAAAGTGTATATGTCATACAAGTGGATAAAAGAACGATAAAAGCATAGATAAAGCAAAACGGAAAAGCCGAAATAGCCGGAAATGTGTTCACCTCCATATGTTCTCTTCACAGTTAGAATCAGAGTACACAAACCTGGCCAGAATCCAAAACTTGGCTACTCTTGAGGTGGGCTAGGTCagccttgacccctgacccttacCTGGGAGCCGTCCCTGGTCCTCTGCACCTGACAAGTGAAATCCCTGTAGAAGAAGGACAGCTGGGGACCCCTATCTGCAGGAGGAGTGAGCTTCAGAAGCAGGCAGTTTCCACAGCCGGACACAGCAACCCCCGGAGGCCCCACAAccgctggaggggagagagagtgtgctgtAAAGTTCATCCTAACCAGTGGATTCTCCAAGTAACATTGGTAGCAGATTTCCTTGAGTCCTCCTCCACTACTCCTTTACCAAACCACAATACCTGTATTAACCGCCTTGGAACTAAATGTAATAATGACATACAACGGAAGAATATGGCATGTCTTACATGGTATCATGTAATTAATTGATAACACTGGGGATTTTTAAAGGATGTCAATCATATTATTTTTGAAACACAATATTCagctgtccctgtacttaatgagCTGCAGTAACAGAAAAAAAGATATATTAGTCTCACTTTCAGtcagagggtgaaagagagaagagagggtccAGTTGGAGTTCTGGGTGGGTGTGAAGGCCTGGACACGGGCCTGGTAGTACCGAAGGGGATCCCTAAAGGCCTTCGTCAGGTTGCATGTCTGGCTGGACCTCAACATCTCACAACCTTTCACTGGCTTCCACGAATTTCTCCTGTGGGGaattacagaaagagagagagagagagggggagagagagagggagagggggagagggagagagagggggggggagagattgaaagaaagaaagaaaaagaaagaaaggggggttgATTTGTGAAGACTGTGATCAGATAGAGATAAGCAAAGCCGTATTTAAAACGAAAGTGTTCCAGCTGAGTTCAGAAAGGAAAGCGCTAAGTCATCATCTTCAGAGTCCCGTGTGCCAGAAAGGAAAGCTGTGAGCGGACCAGAATGAGTCAGCAAGCCTACCTGAGATGCAGGCTGTGCACTCTGAACTGAGCATGGGCTGGCACATCAATACCTGGAAGCCAGGTGAGATTGTGTTCCAGGTTGAAAGACAGAATGGACACCTTGAGAGGTGCTGGGAGCATGCACTCACCTGGGGAAAGGATAGAATGAGCAATAGAGGGATATGGAGATAAGGGTAGCGgatagaggaaaggagagaattaGAAGCAAGGTGAGGTCATGAAAAGAGGAGATAAACATTGTCAATTGTTTGAAATACAGAGCATAGGAAACACCAAACAAATGACTTAAGCCGTTTACAAATATCAGATAAACATTTAGCAGGAATATTTCATAAATCTATATAAACAGGTACACAGGTAGGACAACTTGGGTTGACAGTTGTAGACACGATGCAAAGTCGTAACACTACTTACTACCTAACTTACTACCATGGGGAGTAGAGCATTCAGCCGCTCTGCTCCCCGTCTCTGGAATGCACTACCACCCCAACTAAGAAATATTGACTCATTCCATCATTTCAAATTGGAACTCAAAACCCATCTGTTTAAAACGACATATTCCATTTGATATCACGTACGCTGCCtgcttctgttgtttttaatgttgttgtatttttttgtttttgctgttttaaatgtattttatatcctgtacggtgtccttgagtgcAGAGAAAGGCGCCTTTAAATAACATGTATTATCATTATTACTATAGGATCAGGCGATTGTAGAGATAAACAGATGTCTCAAGTCGCGTACGTTTAACGAGGTGGAGATAAGGATGAGTACTATAGCTAAGGCTACAACATCACCATTTTCTACACTACAGTTTCTATGAACACGTCATTACAATCATTCATACATGTATATTGCATTATATAATTAGTACAATTGTAACAAATTGTAATAAAGTAGAATTCGGCATAATGTCTTGACACATAAATCACACAATTGAACCAATGCCTTTCTTCTAACACGCTCTTTTACCGAATGAAGCTCTAAAGGCTGTGTGTATACCACTGCTTCCCTAACCAAAGCAGGGCCCTACCCCCAGCTCTTGCCCCTAAAGAATCTGTGCAAGTCACGGCTGTTTCCCAGAATACGAAGCCAACTCCCGGTCTTCAAGACCCCCCGAAAGGTGCATACCGCAGGTCAGGAGCAGAGGGATCCACAGGCCACCCGCCCAGACCAGGGCCAGGTAGGTCGTCATGGTGCAGCAGGATCAGGCTGAAAGCTGCTGACAGAGGTACCCTTTATCATGATGTTGTTATTCAGTCAGGGCTGAGTTTCATTTTCCTCAGAAGTCCCTCCCAGGTTCTCTGCCCCTAACTTACACATAGGATTCCAAAACCGTGCAATACGTCTCGAACACTCACTGGACTGACACATGAATACATGGTATTTCCAAAGAAGATGGACTTTTCCTTTTTTAATTTTAGGATTGCCTTTTTGGATgccctgtttgtgtttgtgagtatgttGGTCGATTGTAGCTGTGTTCCTATGTATGGTTCATAAGCTCAAGATAAACTGATAAGATAGATGAATAGTCTAGTAAAATCACTACATTATACACTGTTACAGAATACATTAAAGATTCATGTTATCTCAAATGTATTTCATTATAGGTTATTATTAAGGACCCAACTATATTGTTCTTTGGCTTGGCATAACATAAACCTTTCAACAAATACTAATATCTTGCATCCAcccatataaaaataaaaatgggaACATCTGTAATGATTACAAAAGATGGTTTACTTGGTCTAAACACCCAAAAACAATTTAGAAATATTTGTCTGTAGGGTACAGATCTAGTATTGAATGTGTACTGCTCAcattaatatatacagtatatttataaTACAGTcatggccataagttttggcaacgacaaatgttgtgttttgcaaagtttgctggttcagtatttgaggaaaatgttttcacgtttctatagaatactggaatacaataaaggcacatttcatattttttaaagcttttttggggcgaacattttcaaaatatgcaaatagtcccctcttttacgacagtcaatctgctcttaaaatccaatcagaatgatagtgatttcacctggctagaagtagttcacactttcccctgtgctgatgatatgacttactgaaattatgttagcagtcattttatgccaaggcccagcaagctttgcaaacacaaaatgtatgtcgctccaaatacttttggccacagcTGTATACCTTCATGATGAATAAGTATTTTGAACCTAATAATCAAATGTAGCTAAAACATATGTAACCATTTGACCTTCTAAATATAATGAAATTGCCCAACTTTTCACAAAACAAGCATTTCCACAATTTCAAAACTGTAAGGCCAACCATGTGCTTCTAGATTAGTGACTAAATCCAGCCAACCAGGACTCAAAATCAATGTCCAATAGGGTGTGCTAGAGCCACTTGCATCACAAAAAACAACATGTATTCAAATAGTGATTTGGCTGAAATGAGCAGTTAAGAAGTGAGTATACCATGTTTCTGTACAAAGAAACAGCGAGTATTTTCCATAAACCTCCACCCACGACTACAGTACTGCAGGTGTCACACAACTGTTTAATACTGAGGTTGACACGTCAGTCACCACGTTCTCAATTGATCCTTGCATGAATCACATGGTACTGCATGATTAGACTCCCACAGCTTTGCGGGCAGCCTGTTTAACACAGTTTTGATCTTGGTAATTGAGTGAGTTTTTGTGCACTCAGGTTTTAGCAGCAGCATATCGTAGCCATGGACACCACCAGAGCTTTCAATACTTTCAATACAAATGTGGTGTGACCATCTGAACAACATTCCTTTGAAATATCAAAGGAATGTATGAAATAACCTTTTACATTGCCctttcagatacagtattaacaGAAAAGTTAAAAAAGGGCTTGATCTTTGCTTGACCTTTGTGTGCTACTATTAAAATATATTATAACAATGCCCATGCCCATTATAAAACAAGTGTTGCTTATCTAGTGTCTGTAAAGGACATTCAATGTATTGTCAAACAGTCCTTTTCCCTGTTTATGACCTTTCTTGTGTGACCTTAACGCTTCATGTAACCATTgcactcctcctgttcctcctcttctgtcctgTACCAGTCTCCTGAGGTCCTACTGCTGACGGCGGCCCCCTCCTCACTGACCCCCGGTTTGGGTTCAGCGCCCTCCTCCAGCAGGCGGCCCCCCAGCCTGACAGACAGCAAGTTGACATCCAGGCCGCTCCCCTCCTGTAGCTCGCCAGCTTCCACCGTCCCCCGGTCTGTCTCTGCCGCCCGCCGGGGCTTCAACCGGACCTCCACACTCGGTGGGGGACACTGGGCCTCGTCTGGCGACCGACCCGTCCCTGAGAGAGGACGGGCGGGGAGCGGGCCGCCGCCTGTCTGCGTGGGAGACGGCCTGTCGGGTGTGCCGGGTGACGGCCTGTCGGGTGACGGCCTGTCGGGTGTGCCGGGTGACGGCCTGTCGGGTGTGCCGGGTGACGGCCTGTCGGGTGTGCCGGGTGACGGCCTGTCGGGTGTGCCGGGTGACGGCCTGTCGGGTGTGCCGGGTGACGGCCTGTCGGGTGACGGCCTGTCGGGTGTGCCGGGTGACGGCCTGTCGGGTGTGCCGGGTGACGGCCTGTCGGGTGACGGCCTGTCGGGTGTGCCGGGTGACGGCCTGTCGGGTGTGCCGGGTGACGGCCTGTCGGGTGATGGCCTGTCGGGTGTGCCGGGTGACGGCCTGTCGGGTGTGCCGGGTGACGGCCTGTCGGGTGACGGCCTGTCGGGTGTGCCGGGTGACGGCCTGTCGGGTGTGCCGGGTGACGGCCTGTCGGGTGACGGCCTGTCGGGTGTGCCGGGTGACGGCCTGTCGGGTGTGCCGGGTGACGGCCTGTCGGGTGACGGCCTGTCGGGTGTGCCGGGTGACGGCCTGTCGGGTGCGCCGGGTGACGGCCTGTCGGGTGACGGCCTGTCGAGTGTGTCGGGTGACGACCTGTCGGGTGTGCCGGCCGGCTCGGTCTGCCTGTCAGGGACGGGGACCGCAGGCTGGTGACGGACACACACGGGATCAGTCGGTGCGCCTGAGGACTGGCTGGTTTGGCCGGTCGTGGCACCAGGGATGGGGCAGGGCAGCAATTGAGCGCTGGAGGAAATCgaggaggaagaacaggaggaggaacaggaggagagggggtttgTCATGGTTGAGGCACTAGGCCTGATCTCGtagttccctctctttcccctgctgccgtcctccgcctccccctcactctcctcgCAGCTCTGACTGCTATCCTCGGTCTCAGCAGCAGGTGGAAGCGATGCCTCGACGTGCACCGTGGAGAACATGGTTTCTGAGGATGGGTCTGTCAGCAGCTGTTTCTCATGGTGCTTTACGTCGCTCTGGAAGGAAAGAGACATCGAAACCGTGAATGTAGTAGGCGGATGGACAACGCTTTAACTGGCTATGCCAGCTCTTTAAAATTAGACACAAAAAAGGAACGCTTTGACAAAACGCTTTGACAAAACGCTTTCAC
Protein-coding regions in this window:
- the crfb2 gene encoding cytokine receptor family member b2 produces the protein MTPLVLMLTWILQAHPVMCEVPVPMNVNISSKHFVHLLTWQPGPASPKDVYYNVSVASLNRGNSWEPVAGCEHVEDPLLCNMTGAFPDRSEVYYCKVQAVLGQQVSTEAMTEGFKPIQDTHLNPPMVSLRACGRGLCVGLRPPVAGLDDVYDSLSYALKVNCSSMETCQFSRETKSLKEVILPDLVPGREYCVEVRISDNLERRDSVYGSRECVHTTATHTTDTEAAVVLCVLVVGGVAVMILLVHTGVCCLQTSALQMLSDVKHHEKQLLTDPSSETMFSTVHVEASLPPAAETEDSSQSCEESEGEAEDGSRGKRGNYEIRPSASTMTNPLSSCSSSCSSSSISSSAQLLPCPIPGATTGQTSQSSGAPTDPVCVRHQPAVPVPDRQTEPAGTPDRPSPGAPDRPSPGTPDRPSPDRPSPGTPDRPSPGTPDRPSPDRPSPGTPDRPSPGTPDRPSPDRPSPGTPDRPSPGTPDRPSPDRPSPGTPDRPSPGTPDRPSPDRPSPGTPDRPSPGTPDRPSPDRPSPGTPDRPSPGTPDRPSPGTPDRPSPGTPDRPSPGTPDRPSPDRPSPGTPDRPSPTQTGGGPLPARPLSGTGRSPDEAQCPPPSVEVRLKPRRAAETDRGTVEAGELQEGSGLDVNLLSVRLGGRLLEEGAEPKPGVSEEGAAVSSRTSGDWYRTEEEEQEECNGYMKRSPFLYPLPLSPYPSIAHSILSPGECMLPAPLKVSILSFNLEHNLTWLPGIDVPAHAQFRVHSLHLRRNSWKPVKGCEMLRSSQTCNLTKAFRDPLRYYQARVQAFTPTQNSNWTLSSLFHPLTETVVGPPGVAVSGCGNCLLLKLTPPADRGPQLSFFYRDFTCQVQRTRDGSQFSLGVVSTKETVIDYLEPGVEYCLTAVASPVLNPHVVPSEPHCVFTSPPASSNVPMFLGVLSVFCLLGALFIGAVVYTGHMLCLAKPLPKTLVLYHQHPSRYHVFCCCFFHILFFSLSFCLFLSLPSRPSLLLVGSHTNSSSQKSTAKSQSSLQDALNGVGSSETTSRCRRPALRRKRRRMKAMDG